A DNA window from Camelina sativa cultivar DH55 chromosome 13, Cs, whole genome shotgun sequence contains the following coding sequences:
- the LOC104738162 gene encoding LOW QUALITY PROTEIN: cytochrome P450 71A14-like (The sequence of the model RefSeq protein was modified relative to this genomic sequence to represent the inferred CDS: deleted 3 bases in 2 codons) — protein sequence MEMVIISLCLTTILALLLLTRLLKRTATKINLPPSPWRLPVIGNLHQLSLHPHLSLRSLSFRYGPLMLLHFGRVPVIVVSSSEVAHDLMKTHDFKVANRPQLKVVEKILNGGRDVAFSPYGEYWRHIKSVCVIHLLSKKMVQSFEKVREEEISLMMERVAKASSSTSPLNLSELLITLTSDVTSKVSLGRKHSKEESISDFKNQVRTIMELVGGFPVGEYIPCLAWIDKIRGLDDKVKQVNEKFGGLMDKVVQEHVEADKPTHDLVDIMLSLETQNKNGIEVRRSDIKFIILDMFLGGTATTYALLEWIMTELIRHPECMKKLQEEIRGEATTFKLYRSQEDVEDMKYLKAVIKEVLRLHPPLPLLVPRLLTEDVKLRGCDIAAGTQVIVNAWAIQRDTVTWGIDAEEFRPERHLNSSNLDFRGTSFELIPFGSGRRMCPGIGFALALVEVTLANLVNRFNWRMDVRVSGDEYDLAETTGLDVCRKFPLIVFPSPA from the exons ATGGAAATGGTAATCATCTCTCTCTGCCTAACAACAATCCTAGCACTACTTCTCCTAACACGACTACTCAAACGAACCGCTACCAAAATCAACCTACCACCTTCTCCGTGGCGACTTCCTGTGATCGGTAACCTCCACCAGCTAAGCCTCCACCCTCACCTTTCTCTTCGTTCCCTAAGCTTCCGGTACGGCCCACTCATGCTCCTTCATTTCGGCCGCGTCCCGGTCATCGTAGTTTCCTCCTCTGAAGTAGCTCATGACCTCATGAAAACACACGATTTTAAGGTTGCAAACCGCCCGCAATTAAAAGTGGTCGAAAAAATTCTGAACGGTGGGAGAGACGTGGCCTTTTCCCCTTACGGAGAATATTGGAGGCATATTAAG AGTGTGTGCGTCATCCACCTACTAAGTAAAAAAATGGTACAATCCTTTGAAAaagtaagagaagaagagataagtCTAATGATGGAGAGGGTAGCGAAAGCGAGTTCTAGTACTTCACCGCTAAATCTAAGCGAACTTCTTATCACACTGACAAGCGATGTGACAAGTAAAGTTTCCTTGGGAAGAAAACATAGCAAAGAGGAAAGCATAAGCGATTTCAAGAATCAAGTGAGGACAATCATGGAGCTTGTAGGTGGGTTTCCAGTTGGTGAATATATTCCTTGTTTGGCCTGGATCGATAAAATCCGTGGTCTTGATGATAAAGTGAAGCAAGTGAATGAAAAATTTGGAGGTCTTATGGACAAAGTGGTGCAAGAGCATGTAGAAGCCGATAAACCAACACATGATTTAGTTGATATAATGCTATCCTTAGAAACACAGAACAAAAATGGAATAGAAGTCCGACGAAGCGACATTAAATTCATAATCTTG GATATGTTTTTAGGAGGAACGGCGACAACTTACGCACTACTAGAATGGATAATGACAGAGCTTATTAGACATCCGGAATGCATGAAGAAACTCCAAGAGGAGATTCGCGGTGAGGCAACGACGTTTAAACTATATAGATCACAAGAAGATGTTGAGGATATGAAGTACTTGAAAGCAGTGATTAAGGAGGTTCTTCGGTTGCATCCGCCTTTACCATTACTAGTTCCGAGACTACTCACTGAAGATGTCAAATTAAGAGGATGTGACATAGCTGCAGGCACACAG GTAATAGTCAATGCATGGGCTATTCAACGAGACACTGTGACCTGGGGGATAGATGCA GAAGAGTTTAGGCCAGAAAGGCACTTAAACTCATCt aatttggattttcgggGAACAAGCTTCGAACTCATTCCATTTGGATCTGGAAGAAGGATGTGTCCTGGGATCGGATTTGCGCTGGCTTTGGTCGAGGTGACACTAGCTAACCTTGTGAACCGATTCAACTGGAGGATGGATGTCCGAGTCTCCGGGGATGAATATGATCTAGCAGAAACGACAGGACTCGATGTTTGCCGCAAGTTTCCTCTTATTGTCTTTCCATCTCCGGCTTAA